The Rhizobium rhododendri nucleotide sequence ATCGAGTGACGCCTTGGTCTTGCGCATCATTTCGCGGGTCGTGGTGCTCCAGCCGCCGGTGCTGACCCAGTATTGCAAAGTCACACTGATCGTTCCGCCGAGGCTGTTGACATAGGCAGTCGGCGCAGGCGTTTTCTCCACGTTGGGATCGCTTTCCGCTATCTCCATCAGCGTCGCCAGCACCGCATCGATGTCGCCTTTCGAACTGACGCCGATGGTGATCTTGTGCTTGCGGCTGGGCTCGCGGCTGAAATTGGTGATCGGCGTGTTCCAGAGCGTCGAATTCGGGGCCAGTCGGTAAAGGCCTTCCGCCGTCCTTAGCTCCGTGGCGAACAGCCCGATTTCCTTGACCGTGCCGGTGACGCTTCCCGTCTCGATATACTCGCCGACCCGAAATGGCCGCAGCACCAGCAGCATGATGCCAGCAGCTATATTCTGAAGCGTACCCTGCAGCGCCAGCCCGACGGCGAGCCCCGCAGCCCCGAGAGTGGCGATGATCGATGCCGTCTGCACGCCGAACTGGCCGAGCACGGTGACGAACACCAGGATGAGCAAGCCATAATAAAGCACATTGGTGAAAAAGCGCGCCAGTGTTTCATCGATGCCGTGGACGCGGGAAATCCCTGCGAATGCCCAGCGGCTGACGAAGCCGGCCAGGACCCAGCCGGAGATCAGCAGGATGAGCGCTCCCATGATCGAAAACGTATATTGAACGGCCAGCGCACTCGCCTGCGTCAACGCAGTCCGTGTAGCGACGATAAGGTTCGCTGCCTGATTTTCCATGATGATAGACCAGCCTTTTCTGCAATGTCGGGCGGTAGATGGAGCAATTGCCGGCCCGGTCAACCAGCCGGGTCGAGCGGCAAGACGAAAGGCATGTTGCCATCGCTTTCCGCGCCACGCCCGGCAGCCTTGACCGCTGCGACCAGTCTGCCCTGCCGTCCCAGCAATTGATCGCCAAACGCCACCAGTCTTGAATTCGGCGTTGCCTGCGGTGATGCGCGGCGAAGGCGAGCGACGAGGGCGCCATCGTCTACATCGGGATCGATTGCCAGTGCTGCGATCAGCGCTGCTGCCGGCGAACGGGAAACACCCATCCAGCAGTGGATCAGCAACGGGGCGGAGCGGTCCCAGCTTCGCGCAAAGGCGATGATCTGCTCGACATGGGCTTCCTGCGGTGCGACCAGCTTGTCATTGCCGGCAAAAGTGATGTCGTTCATGCCGAGCAGCAAATGG carries:
- a CDS encoding tyrosine phosphatase family protein — encoded protein: MSAIVVSPLERIAEMAVRHSAREMISLMAEQHSFHRPAVISADRHLLLGMNDITFAGNDKLVAPQEAHVEQIIAFARSWDRSAPLLIHCWMGVSRSPAAALIAALAIDPDVDDGALVARLRRASPQATPNSRLVAFGDQLLGRQGRLVAAVKAAGRGAESDGNMPFVLPLDPAG
- a CDS encoding mechanosensitive ion channel family protein produces the protein MENQAANLIVATRTALTQASALAVQYTFSIMGALILLISGWVLAGFVSRWAFAGISRVHGIDETLARFFTNVLYYGLLILVFVTVLGQFGVQTASIIATLGAAGLAVGLALQGTLQNIAAGIMLLVLRPFRVGEYIETGSVTGTVKEIGLFATELRTAEGLYRLAPNSTLWNTPITNFSREPSRKHKITIGVSSKGDIDAVLATLMEIAESDPNVEKTPAPTAYVNSLGGTISVTLQYWVSTGGWSTTTREMMRKTKASLDAREIEIS